The following coding sequences lie in one bacterium genomic window:
- a CDS encoding transcriptional regulator — MNIKANNRPKTLGPQAARLVAELHERGRTIFTLVDVEAVTGLAPKSARNFMASLVTRGVATRLKPGLFILVPYELGREREYLGNPYVVARELAADSRYYISHASAMEIHRMTTQPQLVVFTSATRRIRARNILGTEFRFVLCPKTRLFGIVEHWIEKTETIRVSDLERTVIDGLARPECCGGISEVAKGMAMRRGDFDTRKLVDYAVRFKSGAVIRRLGFLLEFFEMMKPNEVGRLQKRLTNAYEVLDPLLPDEGRHLSRWRLRLNVSPEELEAVTRT, encoded by the coding sequence ATGAACATAAAAGCTAACAATAGGCCAAAAACGCTGGGACCGCAGGCGGCGAGGCTCGTCGCGGAATTGCACGAGCGAGGCCGGACGATTTTCACGCTCGTGGACGTGGAAGCCGTCACGGGTCTTGCGCCCAAATCCGCCCGCAATTTCATGGCATCGCTCGTGACGCGAGGCGTGGCCACGCGCTTGAAGCCTGGCCTGTTCATCCTCGTTCCCTACGAACTGGGGCGGGAGCGCGAGTACCTGGGAAACCCCTACGTCGTGGCGCGGGAACTGGCCGCGGACTCGCGCTATTACATCTCGCACGCCTCGGCGATGGAAATCCACCGAATGACCACGCAGCCGCAACTGGTTGTCTTTACCAGCGCGACCAGGCGAATCCGCGCGCGCAACATCCTCGGAACGGAGTTCCGTTTCGTGCTTTGCCCAAAAACCAGGCTCTTCGGCATCGTCGAGCATTGGATCGAAAAGACCGAAACGATTCGGGTGAGCGACCTTGAGCGTACCGTGATCGACGGGCTCGCTCGCCCGGAATGCTGCGGCGGAATTTCCGAAGTGGCCAAAGGCATGGCCATGCGTCGGGGTGACTTCGACACGCGCAAGCTCGTCGATTATGCCGTCCGGTTCAAGTCGGGGGCGGTGATCCGCAGGCTCGGTTTCCTGCTGGAATTCTTCGAAATGATGAAACCGAACGAAGTCGGTCGCCTGCAAAAGCGTTTAACTAATGCATACGAGGTCCTCGATCCGTTGCTTCCCGACGAGGGACGCCACCTGTCGCGATGGAGATTGCGGTTGAACGTATCACCGGAGGAACTCGAAGCCGTGACGAGAACCTGA
- a CDS encoding nucleotidyl transferase AbiEii/AbiGii toxin family protein, which yields MIPQRNLSLLSNRLARGGGRRIPESVLERDYCLAWFLFGLSRTNLREGLAFKGGTALKRCWFGDYRFSEDLDFTLVEESSLESILAKMEAAYRETHRASGISFRFSRADRKQHANSQTFYLAYEGPLSGTAPKEVKVDITIREELVRSLLDRPVLRGYEEYSDLPTDAVVRVYSLEEIAAEKIVALSDRARNEPRDLYDAWFLTTNGHVDLTELRPDIERKIVFRGRAMRTLQADFREKEARLRKLWSARLSAQMIDLPPYENVFRAVSRTLRESGLFGK from the coding sequence ATGATTCCGCAACGCAATCTTTCGCTCCTGTCCAATCGATTGGCTCGGGGCGGCGGCCGCCGCATCCCCGAATCCGTGCTCGAACGCGACTATTGCCTGGCGTGGTTCCTGTTCGGTCTGTCGCGCACGAACCTGCGGGAGGGCCTTGCATTCAAAGGCGGGACCGCGCTTAAGCGTTGCTGGTTTGGCGATTATCGGTTTTCGGAAGACCTCGACTTTACACTTGTCGAGGAATCTTCCCTCGAATCGATCCTCGCTAAAATGGAAGCCGCATACCGCGAAACGCACCGCGCCTCCGGGATTTCCTTTCGTTTTTCGCGCGCGGATCGAAAGCAGCATGCCAACAGCCAGACGTTCTATCTTGCGTACGAGGGTCCACTTTCCGGGACGGCTCCCAAAGAGGTCAAGGTCGATATCACGATCCGCGAAGAGTTGGTGCGGTCGCTTCTGGATCGCCCGGTGCTTCGCGGTTACGAGGAATATTCGGATCTGCCCACGGATGCCGTCGTTCGCGTGTATTCGCTGGAAGAAATTGCCGCGGAAAAAATCGTGGCGCTCTCCGACCGTGCCCGTAACGAGCCGCGCGATCTGTACGATGCCTGGTTCCTGACGACAAATGGACACGTCGATCTGACGGAACTTCGTCCTGATATCGAACGGAAGATCGTTTTCCGCGGTCGTGCCATGCGAACGCTACAGGCGGATTTTCGGGAGAAAGAGGCGCGCCTGCGGAAGCTCTGGTCCGCGAGGTTGTCGGCTCAGATGATCGACCTGCCGCCGTATGAGAACGTCTTTCGCGCCGTGAGCCGCACCCTGCGAGAGTCCGGGCTGTTCGGAAAATAA